A part of Magnetospirillum sp. genomic DNA contains:
- a CDS encoding NAD(P)-dependent oxidoreductase produces the protein MTNLAFLGLGVMGFPMAGHLQKAGHSVTVYNRSAAKAAAWVAKHGGKAAATPAEAAKGADIVLACVGNDDDLRSVVYGDKGAFAGMTKGTIFVDHTTASALVARELDKAATEKGFGFLDAPVSGGQAGAENGQLGIMVGGADAVFAKAEPVLKIYAKALTLMGPAGAGQLTKMVNQICIAGLVQGLSEGMNFAVQAGLDTEKVLSVITKGAAGSWQMENRAKTMVQGKFDFGFAVDWMRKDLAICLEEAKTNKARLPMTAVIDQFYAAVQARGGGRWDTSSLINLLAKP, from the coding sequence ATGACCAATCTGGCATTTCTGGGTTTGGGTGTGATGGGTTTCCCGATGGCAGGCCATCTGCAGAAGGCCGGCCACAGCGTGACGGTCTACAACCGCAGTGCGGCCAAAGCCGCCGCGTGGGTGGCCAAGCACGGCGGCAAGGCGGCCGCGACGCCGGCCGAAGCCGCCAAGGGGGCCGACATCGTGCTCGCTTGCGTCGGCAACGACGACGATCTGCGCTCGGTCGTGTACGGCGACAAGGGTGCTTTTGCGGGCATGACGAAGGGTACGATTTTCGTCGACCACACGACAGCGTCGGCCCTTGTGGCGCGCGAACTCGACAAGGCGGCGACGGAAAAAGGCTTCGGCTTTCTCGATGCGCCCGTGTCGGGCGGCCAGGCGGGGGCCGAAAACGGCCAGCTCGGCATCATGGTCGGCGGCGCCGATGCGGTGTTCGCCAAGGCCGAGCCCGTGCTCAAGATCTACGCCAAGGCGCTCACCTTGATGGGCCCGGCAGGGGCCGGCCAGCTCACCAAGATGGTGAACCAGATCTGCATTGCTGGCCTTGTGCAGGGCTTGTCCGAGGGCATGAATTTTGCGGTCCAGGCCGGGCTCGACACCGAAAAGGTGCTGTCGGTCATCACCAAGGGTGCGGCCGGTTCCTGGCAGATGGAAAACCGCGCCAAGACAATGGTGCAGGGCAAGTTCGATTTCGGCTTCGCGGTCGATTGGATGCGCAAGGACTTGGCGATCTGCCTCGAGGAAGCCAAGACCAACAAAGCGCGCCTGCCGATGACGGCCGTGATCGACCAGTTCTATGCGGCCGTGCAGGCGCGCGGCGGCGGGCGCTGGGATACGTCGTCGCTGATCAATCTGCTCGCAAAACCTTAG
- a CDS encoding HAD-IA family hydrolase yields MRPGLVVFDMDGVLVDSERIANRIFHACLAEHGVPLTLEQTTRRYVGRSMAFAVADIDKSFGIVLPPDFAETERAKVLAAYEGELQAVEGVPELLEGLDLPFCLASSSDPPRIKRSLELCGLLGFFEGHCFSATQVANGKPAPDLFLFAAEQMGFAAADCVVVEDTLAGLAAAKAAGMKAYAYAGAGHTDRGELAATGAVVIDRMAELAKVLRAD; encoded by the coding sequence ATGAGGCCCGGCCTCGTCGTGTTCGACATGGACGGCGTGCTCGTCGATTCCGAACGCATCGCCAACCGCATCTTCCACGCCTGCCTTGCCGAACACGGCGTGCCTCTCACGCTCGAACAAACCACGCGCCGCTATGTCGGGCGCAGCATGGCGTTTGCGGTCGCGGACATTGATAAGAGCTTCGGCATCGTACTGCCGCCGGACTTCGCCGAAACCGAACGCGCAAAAGTTCTGGCCGCCTACGAGGGCGAATTGCAGGCCGTCGAAGGCGTGCCGGAATTGCTCGAAGGCTTGGACTTGCCCTTCTGCCTCGCCTCGTCGAGCGATCCGCCGCGCATCAAGCGCAGCCTCGAATTGTGCGGCCTCTTGGGCTTTTTCGAGGGGCACTGTTTCAGCGCCACGCAGGTAGCCAACGGCAAACCCGCCCCGGATTTGTTTTTGTTCGCAGCCGAGCAGATGGGTTTTGCAGCGGCCGACTGCGTCGTGGTCGAAGACACGCTCGCCGGGCTCGCGGCCGCCAAGGCCGCTGGCATGAAGGCCTATGCCTATGCCGGGGCCGGCCACACCGATCGCGGCGAACTTGCCGCGACCGGTGCCGTGGTCATCGACCGGATGGCCGAACTCGCTAAGGTTTTGCGAGCAGATTGA
- a CDS encoding GNAT family N-acetyltransferase: protein MDPLSIRSAGPADAPAVAGLHTASWRTAYRDILSEAYLANAHVERAQHWQARMAAWNPARSFLSLAERNGEALGFACVMADAEPEHGALLDNLHVRPDIKRGGIGRQLLRHAGAWVAANLPGTAMHLTVYLANENAVGFYRRMGGVAGAPHAYRAVDGTEHQVLRFVWAKPGAIGA, encoded by the coding sequence ATGGACCCGCTTTCGATCCGCAGCGCTGGGCCTGCCGACGCACCGGCCGTCGCTGGCCTCCACACCGCGAGCTGGCGCACGGCCTATCGCGATATTCTGAGCGAGGCCTATCTCGCGAACGCGCATGTCGAGCGTGCGCAGCACTGGCAGGCGCGCATGGCGGCTTGGAACCCGGCGCGCAGCTTTCTCTCTCTCGCCGAGCGGAACGGCGAAGCGCTCGGCTTTGCCTGCGTGATGGCCGATGCCGAGCCCGAGCACGGCGCACTCCTCGACAATCTGCATGTGCGGCCCGACATCAAACGCGGCGGCATCGGGCGCCAGCTTTTGCGGCACGCTGGCGCCTGGGTCGCGGCCAATCTCCCGGGCACGGCCATGCATCTCACGGTCTATCTCGCCAACGAAAATGCCGTCGGCTTCTACCGGCGCATGGGCGGGGTCGCTGGCGCACCGCACGCCTATCGCGCGGTCGACGGCACCGAGCATCAGGTGCTGCGCTTCGTTTGGGCCAAACCCGGCGCCATCGGCGCATGA
- a CDS encoding lytic transglycosylase domain-containing protein, whose protein sequence is MAALCLPLALAACARSDAAVVPPAAIVAEAQTAEPVQVAAAGGANAGEGGDTLLAQAVANLAAGPPTGPIVTAARTIQPIGAPVLNARQRELYTQAFAAVESGRWEAARTLLARGDHPVANKLFRWLELQLPRSGIAFEDIVQFVDQNPDWPSLETISRRAEEALLDRPSNNTLVLAWFGTRNPLTPDGAMRFADALTASGERERALRVIREHWVSGTFNDVQHKRWLERYRGMLEPQHHAAKLDRLVWDGKAEEARRVFPLVPPERRTLADARLRIRAGGNVEAQAKRVPESLANDPGLIYDRVRAFRRANREAAARDAMRNLPRDLGRPEIWWNERAVLARRSILAGDAAEAYRLARDHRMAPSHGANFLEAEFLAGWIALRRLNDAKGAQAHFERVHEAARFPVSRARGAYWIGRALEAQNQMAAANDWYNRGAAFHTTYYGQLAAARSKSPARPTWPGPILATAEDRQAFARNEAVIAARILLETREKPERVRPFLVRLASVARTPGQHALVAEFAHQLGRNDLAVVVSKRSAQAAGVQLHDLGWPVLPMTGERPERALTFAIIRQESQFEPEVVSSAGARGLMQLMPATARGVAKAENTLGNHTDARLFEPAYNIRLGRSYLASLIDDFGGSYVLAIASYNAGPGRAREWMRNFGDPRQPDVDVVDWIEMIPFEETRGYVQRVMENLQVYRRNIAPTQTAFDIERDLRRRSN, encoded by the coding sequence GGCGCAAGCGGTCGCAAACCTCGCGGCCGGGCCGCCGACCGGGCCCATCGTCACGGCCGCGCGCACGATCCAGCCGATCGGGGCACCCGTGCTCAATGCGCGCCAGCGCGAGCTCTATACGCAAGCCTTCGCAGCCGTCGAATCCGGGCGCTGGGAAGCCGCCCGCACGCTGCTGGCGCGCGGCGACCATCCGGTCGCCAACAAGCTCTTTCGCTGGCTCGAATTGCAGCTGCCGCGCTCGGGTATTGCGTTCGAAGACATCGTCCAGTTCGTCGACCAGAATCCGGACTGGCCGTCGCTCGAAACCATCTCGCGCCGGGCCGAAGAAGCGCTGCTCGACCGGCCCAGCAACAACACGCTGGTGCTGGCTTGGTTCGGCACGCGCAATCCGCTCACGCCCGACGGTGCGATGCGCTTTGCCGACGCGCTGACCGCGTCGGGCGAACGCGAGCGGGCCTTGCGCGTGATCCGCGAGCATTGGGTCTCGGGCACATTCAACGATGTGCAGCACAAGCGCTGGCTCGAGCGCTATCGCGGCATGCTGGAGCCGCAGCACCACGCCGCCAAGCTCGACCGCCTCGTGTGGGACGGCAAGGCCGAAGAAGCGCGGCGCGTGTTCCCGCTCGTCCCGCCGGAGCGGCGCACGCTGGCCGACGCAAGATTGCGCATCCGCGCTGGCGGCAATGTGGAAGCGCAAGCCAAGCGCGTGCCCGAAAGCCTCGCCAACGATCCGGGCCTGATCTACGACCGCGTGCGCGCCTTCCGCCGCGCCAATCGCGAAGCGGCCGCGCGCGATGCGATGCGCAATCTGCCGCGCGATCTGGGCCGGCCCGAGATTTGGTGGAACGAGCGCGCCGTGCTCGCGCGCCGCTCGATCCTGGCCGGCGATGCGGCGGAAGCCTATCGCCTCGCCCGCGACCACCGCATGGCGCCCTCGCACGGTGCGAATTTCCTCGAGGCCGAATTCCTTGCGGGCTGGATCGCATTGCGCCGCCTCAACGACGCCAAGGGCGCCCAAGCGCATTTCGAACGCGTGCACGAAGCCGCGCGCTTCCCCGTGTCGCGCGCGCGCGGCGCCTATTGGATCGGCCGTGCGCTCGAAGCGCAGAACCAAATGGCCGCCGCCAACGATTGGTACAATCGTGGTGCCGCGTTCCATACCACCTACTACGGTCAGCTCGCCGCCGCGCGCAGCAAAAGCCCCGCGCGCCCAACCTGGCCCGGCCCCATCCTCGCCACGGCCGAAGACCGTCAAGCCTTCGCGCGCAACGAAGCTGTGATCGCAGCCCGCATCCTGCTTGAAACGCGCGAAAAGCCCGAGCGCGTGCGGCCGTTCCTCGTGCGCCTGGCGAGCGTGGCGCGCACGCCCGGCCAGCATGCGCTGGTCGCCGAATTCGCGCACCAGCTTGGCCGCAACGATCTTGCCGTCGTCGTCTCGAAGCGCTCGGCGCAGGCCGCAGGCGTGCAGCTCCACGATCTCGGCTGGCCCGTCCTGCCGATGACGGGCGAGCGGCCCGAGCGCGCTTTGACCTTTGCGATCATCCGCCAGGAAAGCCAATTCGAGCCCGAGGTTGTGAGCTCGGCGGGCGCGCGCGGCCTCATGCAGCTGATGCCCGCCACCGCGCGCGGCGTGGCCAAAGCCGAGAACACGCTCGGCAACCACACCGACGCAAGACTGTTCGAGCCCGCCTACAATATCCGCCTCGGCCGCTCGTATCTCGCCTCGCTCATCGACGATTTCGGCGGCTCCTACGTGCTGGCGATCGCGTCCTACAATGCCGGGCCGGGGCGCGCGCGCGAATGGATGCGCAATTTCGGCGATCCGCGCCAGCCGGACGTCGACGTCGTCGACTGGATCGAAATGATTCCGTTCGAGGAAACGCGCGGCTACGTGCAGCGCGTGATGGAAAATCTGCAGGTCTATCGCCGCAACATCGCCCCCACCCAGACCGCTTTCGACATCGAACGCGATCTGCGCCGCCGCAGCAACTGA